GGAAAAAGCGCTGCAGCCGCTGCGTGACGAAATCAGTAGGTTGGCAGCGGAAGTGGCCGCATTAAAAGCTCAAAGGGCCGTTAAGTTCGACGACGTGCCGACTACCCATTGGGCCTATGACAGCATTACTTATATGGTGAACAAAAACATTGTCAAAGGCGTGGGGGCCGGTAAATTTGCCCCCGGCAGCCAAACTACCAGGGCCCAGTTGGCGGTAATGATAGTTAATGCCCTGCAACTGCCAACGACGGGTGTCAAAGCTGAGTTTACAGATGTTCCGGCATCTCATTGGGCTTACAGTCATATAGCCGTGGCCCAAAAAGCCGGTATTATTTCGGGTAATGACGGAAAATTCCGGCCGAACGACAGCGTTACCAGGGGCGAAATGGCGGCCATGCTGGTAAGGGCATTCAATCTGGAACGCCTGAACAAGGCTGCCCGGTTTTCCGACGTGCAGCCGGGGTATTGGGCTTACGATTTAATAATGCGGGTGGCCGATAACGGTATATCAAGAGGGTATGAAGACGGTACCTTCCGGCCCGCCAACAAGGTCAGCCGGGCAGAGGTTTGTGTTTTCCTGGCCTTAAGCCTGGACCCGGCCAGGAGAAAATAATCTCCATGGAGATATTTTAAAAGCAGTTGATTGGTTTCAGGTATACCTGAAGCCAATTTTTTTTCCTAAATATCCAGAAAATGATGCGGCCGAAATGAGGGAAATTTAAAAAGTGAAACAGGAAACGGCCAAAAATTCTCGAATTCATTAAAAATGTGTTATATTTTGTTGCTTTAAGGAGTACATAACCATGGACTTTTACCGATTTGACCAGGAGTATTACGCTGCC
This genomic stretch from Thermincola ferriacetica harbors:
- a CDS encoding S-layer homology domain-containing protein; this translates as MLRIRLKYLVLLPLLAGFLAAQIVQAATAPPGSVNNPVVSRSYVEKALQPLRDEISRLAAEVAALKAQRAVKFDDVPTTHWAYDSITYMVNKNIVKGVGAGKFAPGSQTTRAQLAVMIVNALQLPTTGVKAEFTDVPASHWAYSHIAVAQKAGIISGNDGKFRPNDSVTRGEMAAMLVRAFNLERLNKAARFSDVQPGYWAYDLIMRVADNGISRGYEDGTFRPANKVSRAEVCVFLALSLDPARRK